The following proteins are co-located in the Vigna angularis cultivar LongXiaoDou No.4 chromosome 2, ASM1680809v1, whole genome shotgun sequence genome:
- the LOC108328774 gene encoding probable transcriptional regulator RABBIT EARS, which translates to MEEGQCLIRSKRKYSLSSSLHGSSTDYPSCDDHSWEEQAFAKDAAWSGCVWPPRSYSCTFCTREFRSAQALGGHMNVHRRDRARLKQPHSPQNEILNYDLEKTQAQNSVQISFTSLGYLYPPSISGLAHNTNPNSDPYSHVVASPSKVLCTPVNKRCREKPQIPQYNSSSIFKGCHESSPSLSSKSWPNLTDDFRFCSSRLDLEASVEKKLQGFDSGCRSEGDKGKTEVGVSMNLFMSRAHPVVQSENKETDTSFKKRKSEASSIPFFPKSCSVDKDHVQSETFDFSPSSIEELDLELRLGHRSEV; encoded by the coding sequence ATGGAGGAGGGTCAATGTTTGATCAGGAGTAAGAGAAAGTACTCTTTGAGCTCTAGTCTTCATGGTTCTTCTACTGATTACCCTTCCTGTGATGACCACTCATGGGAAGAGCAAGCCTTTGCAAAAGATGCTGCTTGGTCTGGTTGTGTGTGGCCACCACGATCATATTCTTGTACCTTTTGTACAAGGGAATTTAGGTCAGCACAAGCTTTAGGAGGTCATATGAATGTTCATAGAAGAGATAGAGCAAGACTAAAGCAGCCACATAGCCCTCAGAATGAAATCCTCAATTATGATCTTGAGAAAACTCAAGCCCAGAATTcggttcaaatttctttcacttCGTTGGGTTACTTATACCCACCTTCTATCAGTGGATTGGCTCATAACACTAACCCTAATTCTGATCCTTATTCTCATGTTGTTGCTTCACCTTCCAAAGTTTTATGCACACCAGTTAACAAAAGATGCAGAGAGAAACCCCAGATTCCACAATACAATAGTTCTTCAATTTTCAAAGGATGTCATGAGTCTTCCCCTTCTCTTTCTTCCAAATCCTGGCCAAATTTAACTGATGACTTCAGATTTTGTTCGAGTAGGCTCGATCTTGAAGCTAGTGTTGAGAAAAAATTGCAGGGATTCGATTCTGGGTGTAGGAGTGAGGGTGATAAGGGTAAAACTGAGGTGGGTGTGAGCATGAACTTGTTTATGAGTCGAGCTCACCCAGTTGTGCAGTCTGAGAATAAAGAGACAGATACAAGTTTCAAGAAGAGAAAATCAGAAGCTTCATCCATTCCATTCTTCCCCAAATCATGTTCGGTTGATAAGGATCATGTGCAGTCAGAGACGTTTGATTTTAGCCCTAGCTCTATAGAAGAGCTAGATCTGGAGCTAAGGCTTGGTCATAGGTCCGAGGTATAG